From Polaribacter butkevichii, a single genomic window includes:
- a CDS encoding bifunctional aconitate hydratase 2/2-methylisocitrate dehydratase — protein MSIYKDYLKQIEERKEQGLHPQPIDGAELLSKIIEQIKDLDNEYREDSLNFFIYNVLPGTTSAAGVKAKFLKEIILGQSIVKEITPSFAFEQLAHMKGGPSIEVLLDLALGNDIAIAKDAAEVLKTQVFLYEADMARLEAAYKAGSAIAKELLESYANAEFFTKLPEIEEKIDVVTFIAGVGDISTDLLSPGGDAHSRSDRELHGQCLFEHNKEQQAELKALQAQHPDKRVMLIAEKGTMGVGSSRMSGVNNVALWTGIKASPYVPFINIAPVIAGTNGISPIFLTTVGVTGGIGLDLKNWVQQKDAEGNTIRDENGDPVLKEEYSVATGTVLTINTKEKKLYNGDTELKDISAAFTPQKMEFMKAGGSYAVVFGKKLQTFASKVLGIDVVPVYAPSKEISIEGQGLTAVEKIFNKNAVGTTPGKTLHAGSDVRVEVNIVGSQDTTGLMTSQELEMMAATIISPIVDGAYQSGCHTASVWDNKSKANIPRLMKFMNDFGLITARDPENKYKPMTDVIHKVLNDITIDDWAIIIGGDSHTRMSKGVAFGADSGTVALALATGEASMPIPESVKVTFKGNMAEYMDFRDVVHATQQQMLTQFGGDNVFQGRIIEVHIGTLTADQAFTFTDWTAEMKAKASICISEDATLIESLEIAKGRIQIMIDKGMDNHLNVLQGLIDIANKRIAEIKSGEKPALTPDANAKYAAEVVIDLDLIEEPMIADPDVNNADVSKRYTHDIIRQLSYYGGTKQVDLGFVGSCMVHKGDMKILAQMLKNVEAQYGKVEFKAPLVVAPPTYNIVDELKAEGDWDVLVKYSGFEFDDSAPKAVARTGYENMLYLERPGCNLCMGNQEKAEPGDTVMATSTRLFQGRVVKDSGEKKGESLLSSTPVVVLSTILGRTPNLAEYKAAVKGINLTQFTPPHKLLVRA, from the coding sequence ATGAGTATTTATAAAGATTACCTTAAGCAGATAGAAGAACGAAAAGAACAAGGACTTCATCCGCAGCCAATTGATGGTGCAGAATTATTAAGCAAAATCATTGAACAAATTAAAGATTTAGATAATGAATATAGAGAAGATTCTCTAAATTTTTTCATCTATAATGTTTTACCTGGAACAACCAGTGCTGCTGGTGTAAAGGCTAAATTTTTAAAGGAGATTATTTTAGGTCAATCAATCGTTAAAGAAATTACACCTTCTTTTGCTTTTGAACAATTAGCACATATGAAAGGTGGACCTTCTATAGAAGTACTATTAGACTTAGCTTTAGGTAATGATATTGCTATTGCAAAAGATGCTGCAGAAGTTTTAAAAACGCAAGTTTTCCTTTATGAGGCAGATATGGCTCGTTTAGAAGCTGCTTATAAAGCTGGTAGTGCTATTGCCAAAGAGTTGTTAGAAAGTTACGCAAATGCAGAGTTTTTTACAAAATTACCAGAAATAGAAGAAAAAATAGATGTTGTTACATTTATCGCAGGAGTAGGTGATATTTCTACAGATTTATTATCTCCAGGTGGTGATGCACACTCTCGTTCAGATAGAGAATTACATGGTCAATGTTTATTCGAACATAATAAAGAACAACAAGCAGAATTAAAAGCTTTACAAGCACAACATCCTGATAAACGTGTGATGTTAATTGCAGAAAAAGGAACAATGGGTGTTGGGTCTTCTAGAATGTCTGGTGTAAATAACGTAGCGTTATGGACAGGTATTAAAGCTAGCCCATATGTACCATTTATAAATATTGCTCCGGTAATTGCTGGTACAAACGGAATTTCACCAATTTTCTTAACTACGGTTGGTGTAACAGGTGGTATTGGTTTAGACCTTAAAAACTGGGTACAACAAAAAGATGCTGAAGGCAACACTATTCGTGATGAAAATGGAGATCCAGTATTAAAAGAAGAGTATTCTGTAGCAACAGGTACAGTCCTTACAATTAATACAAAAGAGAAAAAACTATATAACGGAGATACAGAATTAAAAGATATTTCTGCAGCATTTACACCACAAAAAATGGAGTTTATGAAAGCAGGTGGTTCTTACGCTGTTGTATTTGGTAAAAAATTACAAACATTTGCATCTAAAGTATTAGGTATAGATGTAGTGCCTGTTTATGCACCATCAAAAGAAATTTCTATTGAAGGGCAAGGGTTAACTGCTGTAGAAAAAATATTTAATAAAAATGCCGTTGGTACTACGCCAGGAAAAACATTACATGCAGGTTCAGATGTTCGTGTAGAAGTTAACATTGTAGGTTCTCAAGACACTACAGGTTTAATGACTTCTCAAGAATTAGAAATGATGGCTGCAACCATTATTTCTCCAATTGTAGATGGTGCTTACCAATCTGGTTGTCATACAGCTTCTGTTTGGGATAATAAATCAAAAGCAAACATTCCTAGATTGATGAAATTTATGAATGACTTCGGATTAATTACCGCAAGAGATCCAGAAAACAAATACAAGCCAATGACAGATGTAATTCATAAAGTTTTAAATGATATTACAATTGATGATTGGGCAATTATTATCGGTGGAGATTCTCATACAAGAATGTCTAAAGGTGTTGCTTTTGGTGCCGATTCTGGTACTGTAGCATTAGCACTTGCAACAGGAGAAGCTTCAATGCCAATTCCAGAGTCTGTAAAAGTTACTTTTAAAGGTAACATGGCAGAATATATGGATTTCCGTGATGTTGTGCATGCAACGCAACAACAAATGCTTACGCAGTTTGGTGGAGATAATGTTTTTCAAGGAAGAATCATTGAGGTGCATATTGGAACCTTAACAGCAGATCAAGCATTTACATTTACAGATTGGACTGCAGAGATGAAAGCAAAAGCTTCTATCTGTATTTCTGAAGACGCTACTTTAATAGAATCTTTAGAAATTGCAAAAGGTAGAATTCAGATAATGATTGATAAAGGAATGGACAATCACTTAAACGTTCTTCAAGGATTAATCGATATCGCTAATAAAAGAATTGCAGAAATTAAATCTGGTGAAAAACCAGCTTTAACACCAGATGCAAATGCAAAATATGCAGCAGAAGTTGTTATCGATTTAGATTTAATCGAAGAGCCAATGATTGCAGATCCAGATGTAAACAATGCAGATGTTTCTAAAAGATATACACATGATATTATTAGACAATTGTCTTATTACGGAGGAACAAAACAAGTAGATTTAGGATTTGTTGGATCTTGTATGGTACACAAAGGCGATATGAAAATATTAGCTCAGATGCTTAAAAATGTAGAAGCTCAATATGGTAAAGTAGAATTTAAAGCACCTTTAGTAGTTGCGCCACCTACTTACAATATTGTAGATGAATTAAAAGCAGAAGGAGATTGGGATGTTTTAGTAAAATACTCAGGTTTCGAATTCGATGATAGCGCACCTAAAGCAGTTGCACGTACAGGATACGAAAACATGTTATATTTAGAGCGCCCTGGTTGTAACCTTTGTATGGGGAACCAAGAAAAAGCAGAACCAGGAGACACTGTAATGGCAACTTCTACACGTTTATTTCAAGGAAGAGTTGTAAAAGATTCTGGAGAGAAAAAAGGAGAATCTTTACTTTCATCAACACCAGTAGTCGTATTATCTACAATTTTAGGTAGAACACCTAATTTAGCAGAATACAAAGCTGCAGTAAAAGGAATTAACCTTACACAATTTACGCCTCCTCATAAATTATTAGTGAGAGCATAA
- the dnaJ gene encoding molecular chaperone DnaJ, translating into MAKQDFYEILGLSKSATQAEIKKGYRKMAIKYHPDKNPDDKTAEENFKKAAEAYEVLSDENKKARYDQYGHAAFDGPQGGGGGFGGGGMNMDDIFSQFGDIFGGGGGGFGGGFGGFNGGGQRQARVKGSNMRIRVKLTLEEIAKGVEKKVKVRRKVQAAGVTYKTCTTCNGSGQQMRVTNTILGRMQTATTCSTCGGAGEIMNSKPAGADAQGLIVKEETVSINIPEGVTEGVQLKVGGKGNEAPGKNSIAGDLLVLIEEIPHETLKREGTNIHYDLYINFSEAVLGTSKEVETVTGKVKIKIDAGTQSGKILRLKGKGLPSIERYGTGDFLIHINVWTPQELNKEQKQFFDKMSENENFRPSPNKSDKSFFEKVKDMFS; encoded by the coding sequence ATGGCAAAACAAGATTTTTACGAAATATTAGGTCTTTCTAAATCTGCAACCCAAGCAGAAATTAAGAAAGGGTACAGAAAAATGGCAATTAAATATCATCCAGATAAAAACCCTGATGATAAAACTGCTGAAGAAAACTTTAAAAAAGCTGCAGAAGCTTATGAAGTTTTAAGCGACGAAAACAAAAAAGCACGTTATGATCAATATGGTCATGCCGCTTTTGACGGTCCTCAAGGTGGAGGCGGTGGTTTCGGCGGTGGCGGTATGAATATGGATGACATATTCAGTCAGTTCGGTGATATTTTTGGCGGCGGAGGCGGCGGCTTTGGTGGTGGTTTTGGAGGCTTTAATGGAGGTGGCCAAAGACAAGCTAGAGTTAAAGGTAGTAATATGCGAATTCGTGTAAAACTTACTTTAGAAGAAATAGCCAAAGGTGTTGAGAAGAAAGTAAAAGTTAGACGTAAAGTTCAGGCAGCAGGTGTTACCTATAAAACGTGTACTACTTGTAATGGTTCTGGTCAGCAAATGCGAGTTACCAATACTATTTTAGGAAGAATGCAAACCGCTACTACTTGTAGTACTTGTGGTGGTGCAGGAGAAATTATGAATAGTAAACCAGCAGGTGCAGATGCACAGGGTTTAATCGTAAAAGAAGAAACGGTTTCTATCAATATTCCAGAAGGAGTTACAGAAGGTGTTCAATTAAAAGTAGGAGGAAAGGGTAATGAAGCTCCTGGTAAAAATTCTATTGCAGGAGATTTATTAGTTTTAATAGAAGAAATACCACACGAAACGTTAAAAAGAGAAGGTACTAATATACATTATGACTTGTATATTAATTTTTCTGAAGCTGTTTTAGGAACAAGTAAAGAGGTTGAAACTGTTACAGGTAAAGTGAAAATTAAAATTGATGCTGGTACACAATCTGGTAAAATTTTAAGATTAAAAGGAAAAGGTTTACCAAGTATAGAACGTTATGGTACGGGAGATTTCTTAATTCATATTAATGTTTGGACGCCACAAGAATTAAACAAAGAACAAAAACAGTTTTTTGATAAAATGTCTGAAAACGAGAACTTTAGACCAAGTCCTAACAAATCAGACAAGTCGTTTTTTGAGAAAGTAAAAGACATGTTTTCATAA
- a CDS encoding nucleotide exchange factor GrpE — protein MSKKDNIKEEELINEQETAQVEENQEVEAEVVKEEPTAEELIQTEKDKFLRLFAEFENYKKRTSRERIELFKTAGQELMTSLLPIIDDFERALTHIEEDKEAEELRKGVLLIYQKFYNTLELKGLSKVETKAGDTFDAEIHEAITQIPAPSEDLKGKVIDCVEKGYKLGDKIIRYPKVVIGQ, from the coding sequence ATGAGTAAGAAAGATAACATTAAAGAAGAAGAACTAATAAATGAGCAAGAAACTGCTCAAGTTGAAGAAAATCAAGAAGTTGAGGCGGAAGTTGTAAAAGAAGAGCCTACAGCAGAAGAATTAATTCAGACTGAAAAAGACAAGTTTTTACGTCTATTTGCAGAGTTCGAAAACTATAAAAAAAGAACATCTAGGGAAAGAATAGAATTGTTTAAAACTGCTGGACAAGAATTAATGACATCTTTACTGCCAATTATTGACGATTTTGAGCGTGCACTGACACATATCGAAGAAGATAAAGAAGCAGAAGAATTAAGAAAAGGAGTGTTGTTAATTTATCAGAAATTCTATAATACTTTAGAGTTAAAAGGACTTTCTAAAGTAGAAACAAAAGCTGGTGATACTTTCGATGCAGAAATTCATGAAGCTATTACACAAATTCCTGCTCCATCAGAAGATTTAAAAGGTAAAGTAATTGATTGTGTAGAAAAAGGATACAAATTAGGAGATAAAATTATTCGTTATCCAAAAGTGGTAATCGGACAATAA